A single region of the Rhizobium sp. NLR16a genome encodes:
- a CDS encoding mannose-1-phosphate guanylyltransferase/mannose-6-phosphate isomerase, which produces MTQKIVPVIMAGGKGTRLWPLSRATAPKQFIQFVGNKTLFQDTLERVSDPALYEAPIVVTNEEFRFLVAEQARALAIPLAAVLLEPVARNTAAAVAAAATLAAELFGKDTIIQMLASDHEILADKSYFDCIRIARDAAAAGKLVTFGINPTEPATGYGYIEIGEALGNGAHKVSRFVEKPALDKAEQMLADGGFYWNSGIFMFPVTELIAELQEYAPDVLKAAGKAVSKASRDLDFTRLDADHFAKSPDISIDYAIMEKTSKAAVVPSPFKWSDMGSWDAVWKSGVRDDNGNVAAANTTVVNTRNSLVMTHGVHLAVQGMDDVAVIASEDAVYVGPLKDSQNVGQLVKMLASASATAKFTETHPTSYRPWGGYTSIFNGDRFQVKRIFVTPGKKLSLQKHHHRSEHWVVVKGTAEVTIGDNVQMLRENESVYIPLGEVHRLANPGKIVLELIEVQTGSYLGEDDIIRIVDEFGRT; this is translated from the coding sequence ATGACGCAGAAAATCGTTCCCGTGATCATGGCCGGCGGTAAAGGCACCCGGCTCTGGCCGCTTTCCCGTGCCACCGCGCCGAAACAATTCATTCAGTTCGTCGGCAACAAGACGCTGTTCCAGGACACCCTCGAACGTGTTTCCGATCCCGCGCTCTATGAAGCCCCGATCGTTGTCACCAACGAGGAATTCCGCTTCCTGGTCGCCGAGCAGGCCCGCGCGCTTGCCATTCCGCTCGCCGCCGTGCTGCTCGAGCCCGTTGCCCGCAACACCGCCGCAGCGGTGGCCGCCGCCGCGACGCTCGCCGCCGAGCTCTTCGGCAAGGACACGATCATCCAGATGCTCGCTTCGGATCACGAGATCCTTGCCGACAAGAGCTATTTCGATTGCATCCGCATCGCCCGCGATGCGGCCGCTGCTGGCAAGCTCGTCACCTTCGGCATTAACCCCACTGAGCCCGCGACCGGGTACGGCTATATCGAAATCGGCGAAGCGCTCGGAAACGGCGCCCACAAGGTCAGCCGCTTCGTGGAAAAGCCGGCCTTGGACAAGGCCGAGCAGATGCTGGCCGATGGCGGCTTCTATTGGAACTCGGGCATCTTCATGTTCCCGGTGACAGAGCTGATTGCCGAACTTCAGGAATATGCGCCCGACGTACTGAAGGCGGCAGGCAAGGCCGTTTCCAAGGCAAGCCGCGATCTCGACTTTACCCGCCTCGATGCCGATCATTTCGCAAAGAGCCCTGATATCTCCATCGACTATGCGATCATGGAGAAGACCTCGAAGGCCGCCGTCGTCCCCTCGCCCTTCAAGTGGTCCGATATGGGAAGCTGGGATGCGGTCTGGAAATCAGGCGTCCGCGACGACAACGGCAATGTCGCCGCCGCAAACACGACCGTCGTCAACACCCGCAACTCGCTCGTCATGACCCACGGCGTGCACCTTGCCGTCCAGGGCATGGACGATGTCGCCGTCATCGCCAGCGAGGACGCGGTCTATGTCGGTCCGCTCAAGGACAGCCAGAATGTCGGGCAGTTGGTCAAGATGCTGGCCTCCGCTTCCGCCACGGCGAAATTCACCGAAACCCATCCGACGTCCTATCGCCCCTGGGGCGGCTATACCTCGATCTTCAACGGCGACCGATTCCAGGTGAAGCGCATCTTCGTCACGCCGGGCAAGAAGCTTTCGCTGCAAAAACACCACCATCGCTCCGAGCACTGGGTCGTCGTAAAGGGAACGGCCGAGGTGACGATCGGCGACAACGTGCAGATGCTGCGCGAGAACGAAAGCGTCTATATCCCGCTCGGAGAAGTCCACCGTCTCGCCAATCCCGGCAAGATCGTTCTCGAGCTCATCGAGGTTCAGACGGGCTCCTATCTCGGCGAGGACGATATCATCCGCATCGTTGACGAATTCGGAAGAACTTAA
- a CDS encoding phosphomannomutase: protein MKFGTSGLRGLSVDLKGRASALYAMAFGKYLLKSGKAQTGDVILIGRDFRDSSPEISGNCAGALAALGFRIFDCGNVPTPALALYGLESKAACLMITGSHIPADRNGIKFYRPDGEIDKSDEAAITALAAEIEKSGEAVMQAPAAMEDREAICQQLFFERNTALLPQGALSGLKIGVYQHSTVARDLLVDVLAHYGAEVTVLGRSESFIPVDTEAVSEETITLMKRWVSDHSFDTIVSTDGDGDRPLVADETGTPLRGDLLGLVAANFLGAGTVVTPVTSNSGIEAAGSFTVTRTRVGSPFVITGMEEAVAAGRDHVMGFEANGGLLTATPFVINGRAVRALPTRDCFVPMLAILSLAAKRRQPLSVIAASYRLPFAAADRLENFAIETSAALMGYLRASDENLSAFLLPIGEVAAKSDIDGLRVTLGDGGIIHFRPSGNAPEMRCYVEAGSETAALALLQAGLNRIRDWAGARQSCDENVFQGTRL, encoded by the coding sequence ATGAAATTCGGCACGAGCGGCCTTCGCGGACTTTCAGTGGATCTCAAGGGTCGTGCCTCGGCTCTCTACGCGATGGCGTTCGGCAAATATCTGCTGAAAAGCGGCAAGGCACAGACCGGCGACGTCATTTTGATCGGCCGCGACTTTCGCGATTCCAGCCCTGAAATCTCGGGCAATTGCGCTGGCGCGCTTGCCGCGCTCGGCTTCCGCATTTTCGACTGCGGCAATGTCCCGACGCCAGCCCTTGCTCTTTATGGTCTTGAAAGCAAGGCCGCATGCCTGATGATAACCGGCTCTCATATTCCGGCGGACCGCAACGGCATCAAGTTCTACCGTCCGGACGGCGAGATCGACAAATCGGACGAGGCTGCGATTACCGCCTTGGCCGCCGAAATCGAGAAAAGCGGCGAAGCGGTCATGCAGGCGCCAGCGGCGATGGAAGATCGTGAGGCGATCTGTCAACAGCTCTTTTTCGAACGCAATACGGCCCTGCTTCCGCAAGGCGCGCTGTCCGGCCTGAAGATCGGCGTCTACCAGCACAGCACCGTAGCCCGTGATCTCCTGGTCGACGTTCTTGCCCATTATGGCGCTGAGGTCACCGTTCTCGGGCGTTCGGAAAGCTTCATTCCGGTCGATACAGAAGCCGTTTCCGAGGAGACTATCACGCTGATGAAGCGCTGGGTCTCCGATCACAGCTTCGATACAATCGTCTCGACGGATGGCGATGGCGACCGCCCGCTGGTCGCCGACGAAACCGGCACGCCACTGCGCGGCGATCTTCTCGGCCTGGTGGCAGCCAATTTCCTTGGAGCCGGCACGGTGGTGACACCGGTGACCTCCAATTCCGGCATCGAGGCAGCAGGCTCCTTTACCGTCACGCGCACCCGCGTCGGCTCGCCCTTCGTCATAACAGGCATGGAAGAAGCCGTCGCCGCTGGGCGAGATCACGTAATGGGCTTCGAGGCCAATGGCGGGCTGCTGACCGCAACCCCCTTCGTTATTAACGGCAGAGCCGTGCGCGCCCTGCCGACACGCGATTGCTTCGTCCCGATGCTGGCGATCCTGTCGCTCGCCGCCAAACGCCGGCAGCCGCTCTCTGTTATCGCTGCCTCCTATCGCCTGCCCTTTGCCGCCGCCGACCGCCTGGAGAATTTCGCGATCGAGACCAGTGCGGCGCTGATGGGATATCTGCGCGCCTCGGATGAAAATCTCTCCGCTTTCCTGCTGCCGATCGGCGAGGTGGCGGCGAAATCCGACATAGACGGCCTTCGAGTGACGCTCGGAGATGGCGGGATCATCCATTTCCGCCCGTCCGGCAACGCGCCGGAAATGCGCTGCTACGTCGAGGCCGGAAGCGAAACTGCAGCTCTGGCCCTGCTGCAGGCAGGGCTCAATCGAATTAGAGACTGGGCAGGCGCCCGACAATCATGCGACGAAAACGTATTTCAAGGAACCCGCCTATGA
- the ung gene encoding uracil-DNA glycosylase, whose amino-acid sequence MSDTSVSLDEGWKAALAGEFSSPYMQQLKSFLVAQKRVGKRIFPKGSEYFRALDLTPIVNVKAVILGQDPYHGLGQAHGLCFSVRPGVRIPPSLVNIYKEMETDLGIAPARHGFLEHWAKQGVLLLNSVLTVEEGQAAAHQGKGWERFTDAIIGKVNDECESVVFMLWGSYAQRKAAFVDTTRHLVLKAPHPSPLSAHNGFFGCKHFSKANAFLQSRGRAPIDWQLPADPYGA is encoded by the coding sequence ATGAGCGATACATCCGTCAGTCTCGATGAGGGCTGGAAGGCCGCGCTGGCGGGGGAGTTTTCAAGCCCCTATATGCAACAACTCAAATCCTTTCTCGTCGCGCAGAAACGAGTGGGCAAGCGGATCTTCCCGAAGGGCAGCGAATATTTCCGCGCTCTTGATCTGACGCCGATTGTCAACGTCAAGGCCGTCATCCTCGGACAGGATCCATATCACGGGCTTGGGCAGGCTCATGGACTATGCTTCAGCGTCCGACCCGGCGTGCGCATACCGCCCTCCCTCGTCAATATCTATAAGGAGATGGAGACGGATCTCGGCATAGCGCCAGCGCGCCATGGTTTTCTCGAACATTGGGCAAAGCAGGGCGTGCTCCTGCTGAACAGCGTGCTGACGGTCGAGGAAGGGCAAGCGGCCGCCCATCAGGGCAAGGGGTGGGAGCGCTTCACCGATGCCATTATCGGCAAAGTCAATGACGAATGCGAATCTGTCGTCTTCATGCTCTGGGGCTCCTATGCCCAGCGCAAGGCCGCATTTGTCGATACCACGCGGCATCTGGTGCTCAAGGCGCCGCATCCCTCGCCGCTTTCGGCCCATAACGGCTTCTTTGGCTGCAAACATTTTTCCAAGGCGAATGCCTTCCTTCAGTCCCGCGGACGGGCGCCGATCGACTGGCAATTGCCGGCAGATCCTTACGGCGCCTGA
- a CDS encoding VOC family protein, protein MLDQIKGLHHVTSMAEDARTNNQFFTHALGLRRVKKTVNFDAPDVYHLYYGDETGAPGTIMTYFPFPKMAQGRPGTGEVGTTVFSVPQGSLGFWSDHFATLGLGGLKAEESFGEKRLNFSGPDGDGFALVEVKDDARQPWTHGGISEDHAIRGFHSVAMRLRDEGATAELLKFMGYQVAEERDGIKRLIKSDGNGAHLIDLETMPNIARALPGAGSVHHVAFAVENREKQLEVRKALMDTGYQVTPVIDRDYFWAIYFRTPGGVLFEVATNEPGFDRDEDTAHLGEALKLPQQHAHLRALLEQHLQPLEA, encoded by the coding sequence ATGCTCGATCAGATCAAGGGTCTGCACCACGTCACGTCGATGGCGGAGGACGCCCGCACCAACAATCAGTTTTTCACCCATGCGCTCGGCCTGCGGCGCGTCAAGAAGACTGTCAATTTCGATGCGCCTGATGTCTACCATCTCTACTATGGTGATGAGACCGGTGCGCCCGGCACGATCATGACCTATTTCCCGTTCCCGAAGATGGCGCAGGGCCGGCCCGGGACCGGGGAAGTCGGCACGACGGTATTTTCTGTCCCGCAAGGCTCGCTCGGCTTCTGGAGCGACCACTTCGCCACGCTTGGTCTCGGCGGTCTGAAGGCTGAGGAAAGCTTCGGCGAAAAGCGCCTGAACTTCTCCGGCCCGGACGGTGACGGCTTCGCGCTTGTCGAGGTCAAGGATGATGCCCGCCAGCCCTGGACGCATGGCGGCATCAGCGAAGACCACGCCATTCGCGGCTTCCACTCCGTCGCTATGCGGCTGAGAGACGAGGGCGCGACGGCCGAACTCTTGAAGTTCATGGGTTATCAAGTGGCTGAGGAGCGGGACGGCATCAAGCGGCTGATCAAGTCTGACGGCAACGGCGCGCACCTCATCGACCTTGAGACGATGCCGAACATTGCCCGCGCGCTTCCCGGCGCCGGCTCCGTCCACCATGTCGCCTTTGCCGTCGAGAATCGCGAAAAGCAGCTCGAAGTGCGCAAGGCCCTGATGGATACGGGCTATCAGGTGACGCCTGTGATCGACCGTGATTATTTCTGGGCGATCTATTTCCGCACGCCGGGCGGTGTTTTGTTCGAGGTCGCGACCAATGAGCCCGGCTTCGACCGTGACGAAGACACGGCTCATCTCGGCGAAGCGCTGAAGCTGCCGCAGCAGCACGCTCATCTTCGTGCCTTGCTCGAGCAGCATCTGCAGCCGCTCGAAGCGTAG